In Pseudomonas fluorescens NCIMB 11764, a single window of DNA contains:
- a CDS encoding DUF6124 family protein: MFKVTPNPPDTDPVSPYEPDSKKLNDAAERALDFHFPSAADLKGTPRTITKMFTVNPELDTETLLAHACESLASANVMTMDLADHMDGPSRNTLLGIAQVIMLGELAVNRALDQLDPIE, from the coding sequence ATGTTCAAAGTAACGCCCAACCCGCCAGACACCGATCCGGTTTCCCCGTACGAACCCGATTCAAAAAAACTCAACGACGCCGCCGAACGAGCCCTCGACTTTCATTTCCCGTCGGCTGCCGACCTCAAAGGCACCCCGCGCACCATCACAAAGATGTTCACCGTCAACCCTGAACTCGATACCGAAACCCTGCTGGCCCATGCGTGTGAGTCGCTGGCCTCGGCCAACGTCATGACCATGGACCTGGCGGACCACATGGACGGGCCGAGTCGCAACACCCTGTTGGGCATTGCACAAGTCATCATGCTCGGCGAGCTGGCGGTCAACCGGGCGCTGGATCAACTCGACCCGATCGAATAG
- a CDS encoding TonB-dependent siderophore receptor, with the protein MRDAFIRTRLALRPLALALPVALLSLVSTHTQAETSAASEQSGSHKRYYTIAAGSLVSVLNSFAEQAGIFLAGHNDLASDKRSPGLDGEFTEQQGLQQLLQGSGLQAQPQGDRGYVLKAAPEGSLELDATNISGQALGAITEDTHSYTTGSASSATGLPLSLRETPQSVTVITRQQLDDQGSTSIADALRRVPGISVQNYDSERWEFSSRGLPITNFQYDGVNTDYDGVYDYGTTSTDMATFDRVEIIKGATGLMTGSGDPSATVNLIRKRPTQAFKASITGAVGSWDNIRSTGDIAGPLTESGNVRGRFVGVYQDRSAYLDNYRNTRDITYGILEADLTPSTLVTFGIDQQNTRSRGASWTGFPMYNSDGSRTRFSRSFNPATDWSRRDFTNQTIFASVEQQLANDWTLKVSYDRKHRQHDTFLASASGGHPDPVSGNGMFMYMGQFKGDQVQDNLDVNFTGPFRLFGREQELIAGFMSMNTRQDIPVHGSIYPPVDGSIYDWRGEFPKPDIAKVGDNDIVQRQTGAYLATRLKPSDDLAVILGTRVSQFKANDDLDYSDPNSPGLHDRYHQTGVVTPYAGLVYDLDDTYSVYTSYTSIYQPQMSKDAQRKILDPVQGDSYEAGIKAEYVGGRLNASFAVFRIEQDNLAEYVSGVDSESVYRAVQGATTKGFEVELAGEVMDGWNLSAGYSYNHTRDAKGDYVYGSILQTTAPQQVVRVFNTYRLSGALEKLTVGGGVNWQSEFFGNVFQPNPDDTVNFGQSSTLTQHSYALVDVMARYRFNDHLSTTLNVKNLFDKTYYTGLGNFGTGFYGEPRSLQLTTRWDF; encoded by the coding sequence TTGCGCGACGCCTTCATTCGCACTCGCTTAGCCTTGCGACCGTTGGCCCTGGCCCTTCCGGTCGCGTTGCTCAGCCTTGTTTCGACGCACACTCAGGCCGAAACATCCGCCGCCAGTGAACAGTCAGGCAGCCACAAGCGTTACTACACAATCGCTGCCGGTTCGCTGGTGAGCGTACTGAACAGCTTCGCTGAACAAGCGGGGATTTTCCTCGCCGGTCATAACGATCTGGCCAGTGACAAGCGCAGTCCGGGCCTTGATGGCGAGTTCACCGAGCAGCAGGGTTTGCAGCAATTGCTACAGGGCAGCGGCTTGCAGGCTCAGCCTCAGGGCGACCGCGGTTATGTGCTCAAAGCAGCCCCAGAGGGTTCGCTGGAACTGGACGCCACCAACATTTCCGGCCAGGCACTGGGCGCCATTACCGAAGACACCCATTCCTACACCACCGGATCGGCCTCTTCGGCCACCGGCCTGCCACTGTCCTTGCGGGAAACGCCGCAGTCGGTGACGGTCATTACCCGTCAGCAACTGGACGATCAGGGCTCCACCAGCATCGCCGATGCCTTGCGTCGCGTGCCCGGCATCAGCGTGCAGAACTACGACAGCGAACGCTGGGAGTTTTCCAGCCGTGGCCTGCCGATCACCAACTTCCAGTACGACGGCGTCAACACCGACTACGACGGCGTCTACGATTACGGCACCACCAGCACCGACATGGCGACCTTCGACCGCGTCGAAATCATCAAGGGTGCCACCGGCCTGATGACCGGCTCGGGCGATCCCTCGGCCACCGTCAACCTGATCCGCAAGCGTCCCACCCAAGCGTTCAAGGCCTCGATCACCGGCGCCGTCGGTTCCTGGGACAACATTCGCAGTACCGGTGACATTGCTGGCCCGCTGACCGAGAGCGGCAACGTGCGCGGGCGATTCGTCGGTGTGTATCAAGATCGCAGCGCCTACCTGGACAACTACCGCAACACCCGCGATATCACCTACGGCATCCTCGAGGCAGACTTGACGCCGAGCACCCTCGTGACCTTCGGTATCGACCAGCAGAACACCCGCTCCCGTGGCGCCAGCTGGACCGGTTTCCCGATGTACAACAGCGACGGTTCGCGCACGCGTTTTTCCCGCTCGTTCAACCCCGCCACCGACTGGAGTCGTCGCGACTTCACCAACCAGACGATCTTCGCCTCGGTGGAGCAGCAACTGGCCAACGACTGGACGCTCAAAGTCAGCTACGACCGCAAGCACCGCCAGCACGACACCTTCCTCGCCTCGGCCAGCGGCGGCCATCCGGACCCGGTCAGCGGCAACGGCATGTTCATGTACATGGGCCAGTTCAAGGGCGATCAGGTACAGGACAACCTCGACGTCAACTTCACCGGCCCGTTCCGCCTGTTCGGTCGCGAGCAAGAGCTGATCGCCGGCTTCATGTCGATGAACACCCGCCAGGACATCCCGGTACACGGCTCGATCTACCCGCCCGTCGACGGCAGCATCTACGACTGGCGCGGCGAGTTCCCGAAACCGGACATTGCCAAGGTGGGCGACAACGACATTGTCCAGCGCCAGACCGGCGCTTACCTCGCCACGCGACTCAAGCCCAGCGACGATCTGGCGGTCATCCTCGGCACCCGCGTAAGCCAGTTCAAGGCCAACGATGACCTGGACTACAGCGACCCGAACTCCCCGGGCCTGCACGACCGTTACCACCAGACCGGCGTGGTCACACCGTACGCCGGACTGGTCTACGACCTCGATGACACGTACTCGGTGTACACCAGCTATACCAGCATCTATCAGCCGCAGATGAGCAAGGATGCCCAGCGCAAAATACTCGACCCGGTGCAAGGCGACAGCTACGAAGCGGGGATCAAGGCCGAATACGTTGGCGGCCGCTTGAACGCCAGTTTTGCCGTGTTCCGTATCGAGCAGGACAACCTGGCCGAGTACGTCAGTGGCGTCGATAGCGAGTCGGTGTACCGTGCAGTGCAAGGGGCGACCACCAAAGGCTTTGAGGTCGAACTGGCGGGCGAAGTGATGGATGGCTGGAACCTGTCAGCCGGCTACAGCTACAACCACACCCGCGATGCCAAGGGCGATTACGTCTACGGCTCGATCCTGCAAACCACCGCGCCGCAGCAGGTCGTTCGGGTGTTCAACACGTATCGCCTGTCGGGCGCACTGGAAAAACTCACCGTCGGGGGCGGTGTGAACTGGCAGAGCGAATTCTTCGGCAATGTGTTCCAGCCCAACCCCGACGACACGGTCAACTTCGGCCAGTCCTCGACGCTCACCCAGCACAGCTACGCCCTGGTGGACGTCATGGCGCGCTACCGCTTCAACGATCACTTGAGCACGACGCTGAATGTGAAGAACCTGTTCGACAAGACCTACTACACCGGGCTCGGCAACTTCGGCACCGGGTTCTATGGCGAACCGCGCAGCCTGCAACTGACCACCCGCTGGGATTTCTGA
- a CDS encoding AraC family transcriptional regulator produces MKPTAAKDADKAPRFWRDDALPFIEARSIADGREVCYTRHAHEHFSIGAITAGRSTYVHEQSECEVSAGTVVLMNPGDVHACNPIDDQPWSYLMLYVDTPWLTDLQHQLGFSSDLAFRRFSTTHTGDASLFTGLKALYEVLVDTEQDVLSKHSAAVEFFTDVQQQLNPGDQPLREPNFKLERAADYIRDHCTQLLKLEDICEAAQLSPSYLIRAFKQHYGMTPHAFLVNRRIQFAQDRLRSGHLVADVALEAGFADQAHFQRAFKQHLAATPGQYRG; encoded by the coding sequence ATGAAGCCCACCGCTGCCAAAGACGCTGACAAGGCCCCGCGCTTCTGGCGCGACGACGCCCTGCCCTTCATCGAAGCCCGCTCCATCGCCGACGGCCGTGAGGTCTGCTACACCCGGCATGCTCACGAGCACTTTTCCATCGGTGCGATTACCGCCGGGCGCAGCACCTATGTCCATGAACAATCGGAGTGTGAGGTCAGCGCCGGCACGGTGGTGCTGATGAATCCCGGCGATGTCCACGCCTGCAACCCGATCGACGACCAGCCGTGGTCGTATCTGATGTTGTATGTCGATACGCCTTGGCTTACCGACTTGCAGCATCAGCTGGGGTTCAGCAGCGACCTGGCGTTTCGGCGGTTTTCCACCACCCATACGGGTGACGCCAGCCTGTTTACCGGCCTGAAGGCGTTGTATGAGGTGTTGGTCGACACGGAGCAAGATGTGCTGAGCAAACACAGCGCCGCGGTCGAGTTTTTTACCGACGTGCAGCAACAGCTCAACCCCGGCGATCAACCGCTGCGCGAACCCAATTTTAAACTGGAGCGGGCGGCGGATTACATCCGCGACCACTGCACGCAACTGCTCAAGCTCGAAGACATTTGCGAAGCCGCGCAACTGTCGCCGTCGTACCTGATCCGCGCCTTCAAACAGCATTACGGCATGACGCCCCACGCTTTTCTCGTCAACCGGCGCATTCAGTTCGCCCAGGACCGACTGCGCAGCGGCCATCTGGTCGCCGACGTCGCGCTGGAAGCGGGGTTCGCCGATCAGGCGCATTTTCAGCGGGCGTTCAAACAGCACCTGGCGGCGACGCCGGGGCAGTATCGCGGCTGA
- a CDS encoding LysE family translocator, which produces MSLIISMAAFALVASITPGPVNIVALSSGAQFGFRASQRHVAGATLGFVLLLVLMGLGLHEVLQLWPALTRVVQLAGVAFLLFMAWKLAADNGQLDAKDSARAPSMLYGAVMQWLNPKAWLACVAGMGAFVADGEARLVWQFAAVYLVICYLSVGCWAYAGTFLRGYLNNPAGMRLFNRSMAALLAMSAVYLLWP; this is translated from the coding sequence ATGAGTCTGATTATTTCGATGGCGGCGTTTGCGCTGGTGGCGTCGATCACGCCGGGGCCGGTGAACATTGTGGCGTTGAGTTCCGGCGCGCAGTTCGGTTTTCGCGCCAGCCAGCGGCACGTGGCGGGGGCGACGCTGGGTTTTGTGTTGCTGCTGGTGCTGATGGGGCTGGGGTTGCATGAGGTGTTGCAGCTGTGGCCGGCGCTGACGCGGGTGGTGCAGCTGGCCGGGGTGGCGTTTCTGTTATTCATGGCATGGAAACTGGCGGCGGATAACGGTCAACTCGATGCCAAGGATTCGGCGCGGGCGCCGTCGATGCTGTACGGCGCGGTGATGCAATGGCTCAACCCGAAAGCGTGGCTGGCCTGCGTTGCGGGCATGGGGGCGTTTGTTGCCGACGGCGAGGCACGATTGGTCTGGCAGTTTGCGGCGGTGTATCTGGTGATCTGCTACTTGTCGGTCGGCTGCTGGGCGTACGCCGGGACTTTTTTGCGCGGTTACTTGAATAACCCGGCGGGGATGCGGTTGTTCAATCGGAGCATGGCGGCGTTGCTGGCGATGAGTGCGGTTTATCTGTTGTGGCCTTAA
- a CDS encoding PLP-dependent aminotransferase family protein encodes MPRLRYKSLVDTFAADIRSGHLPPGTRLPTHRHLAAEHGLALVTASRVYAELEAMGLVSGETGRGTFVRETSLPPGQGVSQHVVAVGMADLNFNYPSLPGQADLLRTALRQLALSGDLESHLRYQPHAGRLHERASIANHLGSRGLSVQAEQVLIVSGAQHGLAVTMMALLKPGDVIAADALTYTGFKVLAESLHLEIVPIPATETGPDLEALQALCRRRSVRAVYTMPTLHNPLGWVMDMQWRTQFVSIARQHDLLIIEDAAYAFLVEDAPAPLADLAPERTVYVSGFSKNVATGLRVGFIAAPVEKVPALERAIRATTWNTPGVMTAIACAWIDDGTVSQLEAQKRADAQARQAMAAELLKGLRCMTHPFSYFLWLPLAEDARADQIAVELMHEQVAVSTAEPFATSVHVPHAIRLALGSVDMDSLRQALIKVKRVVGAYA; translated from the coding sequence ATGCCTCGCTTGCGCTACAAGTCGTTGGTCGACACCTTTGCCGCGGACATCCGTTCAGGACATTTGCCGCCCGGTACGCGCCTGCCCACCCATCGGCATCTCGCCGCTGAGCATGGATTGGCGCTCGTCACGGCCAGCCGCGTGTACGCGGAGCTTGAGGCGATGGGCCTGGTCAGCGGCGAAACGGGACGAGGCACGTTCGTCAGGGAGACGTCGCTCCCGCCCGGTCAGGGTGTCAGCCAGCACGTGGTGGCCGTGGGCATGGCCGACCTCAACTTCAACTACCCGTCATTGCCCGGTCAGGCGGATCTGTTGCGCACGGCCCTGCGCCAGCTCGCGTTATCCGGCGACCTCGAATCCCATCTGCGCTATCAGCCCCATGCCGGGCGCCTGCATGAGCGGGCATCGATTGCGAACCATCTGGGCTCACGTGGATTGAGCGTCCAGGCGGAACAGGTGTTGATCGTCAGCGGTGCTCAACACGGATTGGCGGTGACGATGATGGCGTTGCTCAAACCCGGTGATGTGATCGCCGCGGATGCGTTGACCTACACCGGTTTCAAGGTGCTGGCCGAATCGCTGCACCTGGAAATCGTGCCCATTCCGGCCACGGAAACCGGGCCTGATCTGGAGGCGTTGCAAGCGCTTTGCCGGCGCCGCTCGGTGCGGGCTGTCTACACCATGCCGACTCTGCACAATCCGCTGGGCTGGGTGATGGATATGCAATGGCGCACGCAGTTCGTGTCGATTGCGCGTCAGCATGACCTGTTGATCATCGAAGACGCCGCCTACGCCTTTCTGGTCGAAGACGCCCCGGCACCGTTAGCCGACTTGGCGCCGGAACGGACCGTCTACGTTTCCGGGTTCTCCAAGAATGTCGCCACGGGGCTGCGCGTCGGCTTCATCGCTGCGCCGGTCGAGAAGGTGCCTGCTCTGGAGCGTGCAATCCGGGCCACGACCTGGAACACCCCCGGCGTGATGACCGCGATTGCCTGCGCCTGGATTGACGATGGGACCGTGAGCCAACTGGAAGCGCAAAAGCGCGCGGACGCCCAGGCCCGGCAAGCCATGGCCGCCGAGCTGCTCAAAGGGCTGCGCTGCATGACTCATCCATTTTCGTACTTTCTGTGGCTACCGTTGGCGGAGGACGCCAGAGCGGACCAGATCGCGGTGGAATTGATGCACGAGCAAGTCGCCGTCTCCACCGCCGAGCCGTTTGCGACCTCGGTCCATGTGCCGCATGCGATCCGGCTGGCGCTGGGGTCGGTGGACATGGATTCGCTGCGACAGGCGTTGATCAAAGTGAAGCGGGTGGTCGGCGCGTATGCGTGA
- a CDS encoding FecR domain-containing protein, producing MPSAASNSISHASLEQAAQWYVQLNDQQVGEHERQRWQAWLAQSGDHQAAWRYVERVGQRFAALQDDQPQAAGLVLRNTARSPITRRQTVKSLLILASGGLLGWNAWRDTSLPDALGRWTADLSTGTGETRESLLSDGSRVWLNALSALNVRFDTTQRLLLLSAGEVLIDTAKDSRRPFLVQTAQGRMRALGTRFSVRQEEQQTLLNVYEGAVEVRTTQGQVHVVEAGRQLAFTQSHLPPSSEAAAGREAWRRGVLLADNLPLGQLIEELSRYRHGHLACDPAIAGLPVMGSFPLKDTDQALHLLEAALPIRVEKTLAWWVSVGPKV from the coding sequence ATGCCCTCTGCCGCCTCCAACTCCATCAGCCATGCCAGCCTCGAACAGGCGGCGCAATGGTATGTGCAACTCAACGACCAGCAGGTCGGCGAACACGAGCGTCAGCGCTGGCAAGCCTGGCTGGCGCAAAGTGGCGACCATCAGGCGGCCTGGCGATATGTCGAGCGTGTCGGCCAGCGCTTCGCCGCGTTGCAGGACGATCAGCCGCAGGCTGCCGGCCTGGTGCTGCGCAACACCGCGCGCTCGCCGATCACGCGTCGGCAAACGGTCAAGAGCCTGCTCATCCTCGCCTCGGGCGGGCTGTTGGGCTGGAACGCCTGGCGCGACACTTCGCTGCCGGATGCCTTGGGACGCTGGACGGCCGACCTTTCAACCGGCACCGGCGAAACCCGCGAAAGCCTGCTCAGCGACGGCAGCCGGGTCTGGCTCAACGCCTTGAGCGCCTTGAATGTGCGTTTCGACACCACGCAACGCCTGCTGCTGTTGAGTGCCGGGGAAGTGTTGATCGACACCGCCAAGGACAGCCGCCGACCGTTTCTGGTGCAAACCGCCCAGGGCCGGATGCGCGCACTCGGCACGCGTTTCAGTGTGCGTCAGGAAGAACAACAGACATTGCTCAACGTCTACGAAGGCGCGGTCGAAGTCCGAACCACTCAGGGCCAGGTGCACGTGGTTGAGGCCGGACGCCAATTGGCGTTCACGCAAAGCCACCTCCCGCCCTCCTCCGAGGCTGCGGCCGGGCGCGAAGCCTGGCGTCGCGGCGTGTTGCTGGCGGATAACCTGCCGCTGGGCCAGTTGATCGAAGAGTTGAGCCGCTACCGTCATGGGCATCTGGCCTGCGACCCTGCCATCGCCGGGTTGCCGGTCATGGGTTCGTTCCCGCTCAAGGACACCGATCAGGCCCTGCACCTGCTGGAAGCAGCCTTACCGATACGCGTGGAGAAAACCCTGGCGTGGTGGGTCAGCGTCGGTCCGAAGGTGTGA
- a CDS encoding DUF3833 domain-containing protein, which yields MLKIGLLLLCIGLASCSRVDVQTYSQETPTLELREFFEGRVEAWGMFQKRSGVVAKRFHVEIIGHSEGDRLILDESFTYSDGTKQKRVWTLTPVGSSQWRGTAGDVVGEALGEVAGNTLRWKYVLSLPVDGKVYQVQLDDWMYLMDKNTMINRSFMTKFGVEVGQITLFFRKQP from the coding sequence ATGTTGAAGATAGGGTTACTGCTGCTTTGCATTGGCCTTGCAAGTTGCAGCCGGGTGGATGTGCAAACCTACAGCCAGGAGACGCCCACGCTTGAGTTGCGAGAATTTTTCGAGGGTCGGGTTGAAGCCTGGGGTATGTTTCAAAAGCGTTCCGGCGTAGTCGCCAAGCGTTTCCACGTGGAGATCATCGGCCACTCAGAAGGTGACAGGCTGATACTCGACGAATCATTTACGTACAGCGACGGTACCAAGCAAAAACGAGTGTGGACGTTAACCCCGGTTGGCTCCAGTCAATGGCGCGGAACCGCTGGCGACGTGGTGGGCGAGGCGCTTGGTGAGGTGGCAGGCAATACACTGCGCTGGAAATATGTGCTGAGCCTACCGGTGGATGGCAAGGTGTATCAGGTTCAGTTAGACGACTGGATGTACCTTATGGACAAGAACACGATGATCAATCGCTCGTTCATGACCAAGTTCGGGGTGGAGGTGGGCCAGATCACCTTGTTCTTTCGCAAGCAACCTTGA
- a CDS encoding chalcone isomerase family protein encodes MASQTVRLIRHAICFVLMLQSAELLADWREAIPNARRLGYGEMRVFGFSIYSAQFWSSRLIAGETPAADVPFALELTYSRAISRDDLVEASIKEIRRLSPNTQNSELMARWESEMFQAFVDVRAGDRITGVYMPGEGARFYVGENLRHVVRDVAFAKAFFAIWLDPRTRNPELRAQLLGAAKP; translated from the coding sequence ATGGCTAGTCAGACGGTTCGCTTAATCCGCCACGCTATCTGTTTTGTTCTGATGCTCCAGAGCGCTGAGCTATTGGCTGATTGGCGCGAGGCTATTCCCAATGCTCGTCGGCTGGGTTACGGGGAGATGCGCGTATTCGGGTTTTCCATTTACAGCGCGCAGTTCTGGAGTTCACGCCTCATTGCCGGTGAAACGCCGGCTGCGGATGTGCCTTTTGCGCTGGAGCTGACCTACAGTCGCGCTATTAGTCGCGATGATCTGGTTGAGGCCAGCATCAAGGAAATCCGTCGGCTGTCGCCCAACACTCAGAATTCAGAGCTGATGGCTCGTTGGGAGTCGGAGATGTTTCAGGCGTTTGTCGATGTGCGTGCCGGTGACCGCATCACCGGCGTTTATATGCCCGGAGAGGGCGCACGTTTTTACGTCGGTGAGAACCTTCGGCATGTCGTGAGAGATGTTGCGTTCGCCAAAGCCTTTTTTGCGATATGGCTTGACCCCCGAACCCGCAACCCGGAGCTGCGCGCCCAATTGCTGGGTGCCGCTAAACCCTGA
- a CDS encoding GNAT family N-acetyltransferase, whose translation MDCPPKLYTSRLILTPLQMTDAAAIQELFPQWEVVRYLDSRVPWPYPQDGALVYVRDVALPAMARGQEWHWMIRTRAQPERSIGSISLYDQPGNHRGFWLAPLWQGNGYMREACEVVNAYWFATLLRPVMQVPKAVANHASRKVSQHEGMRMIGTRNGHFVSGPMQVEVWEITRSEWLGARAET comes from the coding sequence ATGGATTGCCCCCCAAAGCTATACACCAGCCGTCTTATCCTCACGCCACTGCAAATGACTGATGCAGCCGCGATACAAGAGCTGTTTCCCCAATGGGAAGTGGTCCGCTACCTTGACAGCCGTGTGCCATGGCCGTACCCGCAGGATGGTGCGCTGGTTTACGTTCGCGATGTCGCTCTTCCCGCCATGGCTAGAGGGCAAGAGTGGCACTGGATGATTCGCACGCGCGCGCAACCTGAGCGCAGCATCGGGAGCATCAGCCTGTATGACCAGCCAGGTAACCATAGGGGGTTCTGGCTCGCGCCTCTGTGGCAAGGCAACGGCTATATGCGCGAAGCTTGCGAGGTCGTCAACGCGTACTGGTTCGCGACATTATTACGTCCGGTCATGCAGGTGCCCAAGGCTGTCGCCAACCACGCTTCGCGCAAGGTATCCCAACATGAAGGCATGCGGATGATCGGGACGCGGAACGGGCATTTTGTCTCGGGGCCCATGCAGGTCGAAGTCTGGGAGATCACACGTAGCGAGTGGCTCGGCGCGCGCGCTGAAACTTGA
- a CDS encoding DMT family transporter, whose product MERVSNLNTQPRENFTSGWLNGLIGVVIFSGSLPATRVAVLEFDPVFLTVARATIAGVLALCLLWLFKEKRPARSQLLPLVIVAMGVVVGFPLLTALALQYVTSAHSIVFVGLLPLATAVFGVVRGGERPRPVFWFFSVLGSVLVVGFAVSQGLTASPEGDLLMLAAILACGLGYAEGAKLSRTLGGWQVISWALVLSLPVMALLTLWLKPVSFSGISAPAWFSLGYVSLFSMLIGFVFWYRGLAQGGIAAVGQLQLLQPFFGLALAATLLHEHVSIGMLAVTVAVILCVAGAKKFAK is encoded by the coding sequence ATGGAACGCGTATCGAATCTGAACACCCAGCCTCGGGAAAACTTCACCAGTGGCTGGCTCAACGGGCTGATCGGCGTGGTGATCTTCAGCGGCTCGCTGCCCGCCACGCGGGTCGCGGTGCTGGAGTTCGATCCGGTGTTCCTGACTGTTGCCCGGGCCACCATCGCCGGCGTGCTTGCGCTGTGCCTGCTGTGGCTGTTCAAGGAAAAACGTCCGGCGCGCAGCCAGTTGCTGCCGCTGGTCATCGTGGCCATGGGCGTGGTGGTCGGGTTTCCACTGCTGACGGCGCTGGCCCTGCAATACGTGACCTCGGCGCACTCGATCGTCTTCGTGGGGTTGCTGCCGCTCGCGACCGCCGTGTTTGGCGTGGTGCGCGGTGGCGAGCGGCCTCGCCCGGTGTTCTGGTTTTTCTCGGTGCTGGGCAGTGTGCTGGTGGTGGGATTTGCCGTGTCCCAAGGCCTGACCGCCTCGCCGGAAGGCGACCTTCTGATGCTGGCGGCGATCCTGGCCTGCGGCCTCGGTTATGCCGAAGGGGCGAAGCTGTCCCGGACACTCGGTGGCTGGCAGGTGATTTCCTGGGCGCTGGTGTTGTCACTGCCGGTGATGGCGTTGTTGACCTTGTGGCTCAAGCCCGTTTCGTTCTCGGGGATCAGTGCGCCGGCGTGGTTCAGCCTGGGTTATGTGTCGCTGTTCAGCATGTTGATCGGTTTTGTGTTCTGGTATCGCGGGCTGGCGCAGGGCGGGATTGCGGCCGTGGGGCAACTGCAACTGCTGCAGCCATTTTTTGGCTTGGCGCTGGCGGCGACGTTGCTGCACGAGCACGTCAGCATTGGCATGCTGGCGGTCACGGTGGCGGTGATTCTCTGTGTGGCAGGCGCGAAGAAGTTTGCGAAGTAA
- a CDS encoding type 1 glutamine amidotransferase domain-containing protein yields the protein MKKTIIAALLATAANYANAGTVLVVLSDQAQLDLKDGKVMQTGFFLNELMQPVQTFIEAGQTVVFATPSGKAPTADQKSNDVSFWGGDEKARQESLALLATLKLTSKSDSPAISFAQVQKIGYDKFDAVFVPGGHIPMQDLLKDKQLGQLLTNFHEKGKITGFTCHGTIAMLSAIPDAHGFVSALESGKQPAAPANWIYKGYKVTAFTDAEEEQAKGFLGGGHMKLFPQDGLTAAGANFSEAKPWSENVIEDREVISGQNPQSAKAVAVAMLAKLK from the coding sequence GTGAAAAAAACCATCATTGCCGCCCTGTTAGCCACTGCCGCTAACTATGCCAACGCCGGCACGGTATTGGTTGTACTGTCGGATCAGGCTCAACTGGACCTGAAAGACGGCAAAGTCATGCAAACAGGTTTTTTCCTGAACGAATTGATGCAGCCGGTGCAGACCTTCATCGAGGCGGGTCAAACCGTCGTATTTGCCACCCCTAGCGGCAAGGCGCCCACCGCGGACCAGAAATCCAATGATGTGAGCTTCTGGGGCGGCGATGAAAAGGCCCGCCAGGAAAGTCTCGCGCTGCTGGCCACGCTGAAGCTGACCTCCAAGAGCGACTCGCCGGCAATCAGCTTCGCGCAGGTTCAGAAAATCGGCTACGACAAGTTCGATGCCGTATTCGTGCCTGGCGGCCATATCCCGATGCAGGACCTGCTGAAAGACAAGCAACTGGGCCAACTGCTGACCAACTTCCATGAAAAAGGCAAGATCACCGGCTTCACCTGCCATGGCACCATCGCCATGTTGTCGGCGATCCCGGACGCGCACGGTTTTGTCTCCGCGCTGGAATCGGGCAAACAGCCGGCAGCGCCAGCCAATTGGATTTACAAGGGCTACAAAGTCACCGCCTTCACCGACGCGGAAGAGGAACAGGCCAAAGGTTTCCTCGGCGGCGGCCATATGAAACTGTTCCCGCAGGATGGCCTGACAGCAGCCGGCGCTAACTTCTCCGAAGCCAAGCCATGGAGCGAGAACGTGATCGAAGACCGCGAAGTCATTTCCGGCCAGAACCCACAGTCGGCCAAGGCAGTCGCCGTGGCCATGCTGGCGAAACTGAAGTAA